One window of Papaver somniferum cultivar HN1 chromosome 9, ASM357369v1, whole genome shotgun sequence genomic DNA carries:
- the LOC113308793 gene encoding olee1-like protein: MSCRFETEISEPIKGAKVGLECRNKEGGNITYTAEDVVTDEDGMYSVVINGDHEDDICKVLLKESPRSDCNEVVPTRNQGHVAITDNNDIDSPIRFMNSFAFLKKEPLSNCSKVIANLGITPDDITVL, from the exons ATGTCGTGCCGATTTGAGACCGAAATTTCTGAACCTATCAAAG GAGCTAAGGTAGGGTTAGAATGCAGAAATAAAGAAGGTGGAAACATTACATACACGGCCGAGGATGTTGTGACCGATGAGGATGGTATGTATTCAGTAGTAATTAATGGTGATCATGAAGATGACATATGTAAAGTATTACTCAAAGAAAGCCCTAGGTCTGATTGTAACGAAGTTGTTCCTACAAGAAATCAAGGTCATGTAGCCATCACTGATAACAATGATATTGATTCTCCTATTCGATTCATGAATTCCTTTGCGTTCCTGAAGAAAGAACCTCTCTCCAATTGCTCTAAAGTCATCGCTAATTTAGGCATTACACCCGATGATATCACGGTACTATGA